The Wansuia hejianensis genomic interval CAAACTCCAGCAAATTTTACAAGCATTTTTTCATAGATTGTTTCTGAACCTGCATTCTCCTTCAGCCTCATAGCACTGCCTTCCTATCAGTACTGTCGCGCCTATCCCTTCCGGCAGCTTTAACCGGTACTCGTCTCCCTGCCTGCATATTTCTATTCTTCCTTTCGGACTTTCCAGCCATACTGTTACCCATTCAATTTCCTCTGTAAAATTAGGTTTCAGAACCAGATGCCGGAACCCAGGCTGTACTCCTTCCAGGGAGATCCCTGCCAGTGCCTGATAAAACCATTTTGCGATCCCGGATCTCATATGATGGTTTAATGAACCTCTCTTTCCATCCCAATGTTCCCACAGAGTCGCGCCCCCCTGTTCAGTCATATACACCCATCCGGGGCACTCCGGCTGAAGTGCCGTACGCAGGGCTTCTGAAAAATAACCGTACCGCGTGAGTTCTTCCAGCATATAGACAGAACTGAAAATTCCCGTACCAGCCCTGTACTGATTTTCTCCCAGAAGCGCCGCAAGTTCCGCCGCCCACCTTTTAGCCTCAGCCTTTGAGCCGGCAAGATCAAAATGAAGCGCCGATGCCAAATAGCTGATATTTCTGTCCTGTCTGACGCCATATTCCCTTCGGAGAGCTTTCCTGGCAGATTCCGCCTGCTCTTTGTATATTTCAGCTTCCCGGTACTTGCCCAATGCACAGCTGATCTGACTCATGAGCTGTTGTATCTCTTTCAGGTGTCCCGTCAGCATCATCCCGTCCGGACAGACCGGAACTCCCTCCATCGGCAGAAAATCTCCCAGCCCGCTTTCACAAATACCCTTTTCATCACAAATCCAGGGCAGGTAATCCATATATTTTTTCATAGCGGGATACCAGCGCTTCAGCCATCCTGTTTTTCCTGTGTATACGTAAAGCGCCCATGGTATGCGGAACAACGCGCCATCCCAGGTAGGGCCGCTCTGAAAATTATAGCCGTATACGCTTGTAGGCGCTATACATGGCAGCTGTCCGCTGGGCCATTGACAATCCGCAACAGCATCCAAATAATGCCTGTAGATTTTTTCCATATCAAACTGCAGCAGAGCCTGTTCGCAAGAGGCATGAGCATCTCCCAGCCATCCGTTTTTCTCTCTGTGGGGACAGTCTGTGATCGTATGGTGCAGATTACTGAGTGTCGAATTCCGGACAGCTTCCATAATTCGGTTCACGCGGCTGTCAGAACACTGAAACCCTCCTCTCTCCTTTACGTAAGTATGAAAGCTGCGGGCTGTTACGTTTTCAATTCTGCATTCCCCTCTGACTTCTGCATAACGGAACCCTTTATATGTAAAATCGCTCTGAAACACTTCCGGCCCTGCCCCTGACAGCGTGTACTCATCCACTTGTATCCTGGGAATCTCCGGATGACGTTTGATCCACCTTTGATCAATTTTGCCATCTTCATTCAGACGTTCACCGTATATTACCGCCAGTTTACTGCCCTTTTCCCCACTGACAGTGATTCTGACATCTCCCGCCATATTTTTCCCAAAATCATACACCCGGCCCAACACGCGCTTCGGCTGCAAATATTCTTCAATCCGGATCGGAGGAATCGTCTGTTCCTTCAGCTGTCCGCCTGGTCCCTTGGCAATAACTGCGGGAAGATATTCCTCTTCTTCTCTGGATGCATCATAGGACACTCCCAGCCTCAGAGAGTTAAACACCCACCTGCTTCCGCGGCATTTCCAATCCTTACCTGATGCCAGCAGCACTTTCTCCTTAGTCAGCAGCTGGCACAGAAGCACCGGCCGCATTTTCCAGGACGCATGTTCAAAATC includes:
- a CDS encoding alpha-L-rhamnosidase — encoded protein: MRKLWFGKWIECPWCGENTAPEFLGEFLLDRIPGGAVLEISGLGFYSARLNGVRVGDALLQPAFSNYTKSVYYNRYPVSALLKEGRNILEVTVGNGWFHEPGEDSFDFEHASWKMRPVLLCQLLTKEKVLLASGKDWKCRGSRWVFNSLRLGVSYDASREEEEYLPAVIAKGPGGQLKEQTIPPIRIEEYLQPKRVLGRVYDFGKNMAGDVRITVSGEKGSKLAVIYGERLNEDGKIDQRWIKRHPEIPRIQVDEYTLSGAGPEVFQSDFTYKGFRYAEVRGECRIENVTARSFHTYVKERGGFQCSDSRVNRIMEAVRNSTLSNLHHTITDCPHREKNGWLGDAHASCEQALLQFDMEKIYRHYLDAVADCQWPSGQLPCIAPTSVYGYNFQSGPTWDGALFRIPWALYVYTGKTGWLKRWYPAMKKYMDYLPWICDEKGICESGLGDFLPMEGVPVCPDGMMLTGHLKEIQQLMSQISCALGKYREAEIYKEQAESARKALRREYGVRQDRNISYLASALHFDLAGSKAEAKRWAAELAALLGENQYRAGTGIFSSVYMLEELTRYGYFSEALRTALQPECPGWVYMTEQGGATLWEHWDGKRGSLNHHMRSGIAKWFYQALAGISLEGVQPGFRHLVLKPNFTEEIEWVTVWLESPKGRIEICRQGDEYRLKLPEGIGATVLIGRQCYEAEGECRFRNNL